The following are encoded together in the Planococcus antarcticus DSM 14505 genome:
- a CDS encoding 4-hydroxy-3-methylbut-2-enyl diphosphate reductase gives MKVMKISPRGYCYGVVDAMVIAKNAAMDESLPRPIYILGMIVHNKHVTDAFEADGIITLDGTNRLEILEKVETGTVIFTAHGVSPQVRELARRKGLVSIDATCPDVTVTHDLIREKTADGYQIVYIGKSGHPEPEGAIGVAPDMVHLVESVDDVNRLELDSEKIIVTNQTTMSQWDVVDMMERLKEKFPHSEVHKEICLATQVRQEAVAQQAGETDLLIVIGDPMSNNSNRLAQVSQDIAGTPAYRISDLSELKLEWLEGVETVGITAGASTPTPIVKEVMKFLDLYDPADPSTFELTRSVPLNKILPKIKHPKPSDRIEPYPVGE, from the coding sequence ATGAAGGTTATGAAAATATCGCCAAGAGGATATTGCTACGGAGTAGTGGATGCCATGGTCATCGCAAAAAATGCTGCGATGGACGAAAGTTTGCCACGTCCCATTTATATACTAGGAATGATTGTCCACAATAAACACGTAACAGATGCATTCGAGGCAGACGGCATCATTACATTGGACGGTACTAACCGTCTCGAAATTTTAGAAAAAGTGGAAACTGGTACCGTTATTTTCACGGCCCACGGTGTCTCACCTCAAGTCCGCGAGTTGGCAAGGCGCAAAGGTCTCGTTTCAATCGATGCTACATGTCCTGATGTCACCGTGACCCATGACTTGATTCGCGAGAAAACTGCGGATGGTTATCAGATCGTTTATATCGGAAAAAGTGGCCATCCTGAACCCGAAGGTGCAATCGGCGTTGCGCCCGACATGGTCCATTTGGTAGAAAGCGTAGACGATGTTAATCGTTTGGAACTTGACTCTGAAAAAATTATTGTCACCAACCAAACTACGATGAGCCAATGGGATGTCGTGGACATGATGGAACGTTTGAAAGAGAAATTTCCACATTCCGAAGTCCACAAGGAAATTTGCTTGGCTACTCAAGTACGTCAGGAAGCAGTAGCACAGCAGGCCGGTGAAACTGATTTATTGATCGTCATTGGGGACCCGATGAGCAATAACTCAAATCGTCTGGCGCAAGTGTCTCAAGACATCGCCGGTACTCCTGCATACCGCATATCCGATTTGTCAGAGTTGAAATTGGAGTGGCTAGAAGGCGTTGAAACTGTAGGTATTACGGCAGGCGCTTCTACACCGACGCCAATCGTTAAAGAAGTGATGAAATTCTTGGATCTTTATGACCCAGCAGATCCAAGCACATTTGAATTGACTCGTTCTGTTCCATTGAATAAAATCTTACCGAAAATCAAACATCCGAAACCATCGGATCGTATTGAGCCTTATCCGGTAGGAGAATAA